From Bacillus marinisedimentorum:
CGCGAAAGGGCGTCGAATTGGCGTGAAACCAGCCTGGTTTGAAGCGAAAAGGTGCCGCAAGCGTGATATTATTCCTGTACAGTTCTAAATAAATTTAAAATCACGTCACTTTTCAATCCCTCAAGCGGGGAAATGGCCCTTTATATCGAAAACTATTGCCAAAACAAACGGCCTGGTTTCCGGCAATTAAAAAACCGGCCCTTCCTCTGGCATAAATCCAGTTCAGGGCCGCTCTTGGCGTTCTTTATTTCAATTCCGAGGTGCAGTTGGATTTATTCATAAAACACATCAAATGTTTCCCACATGTCTTCAAGCTGTTCAAGGCGTTTTTTCACTTTCTCCTGCTCAGAACGGGTGACACCTGTGATGAGTGCATTAATGATACTGAGCGGAGCGGAAAACGAATCAATGAACGAGTTGATTTCGACTGCGCTGTACAGCTTAGTGTCGCCAAGCGGTGCAAGCGGCGACAGCAGATGATCGGTGATCACGAGTGTCCTGGCGCCCCGGGACCGGGAGTACTTCAGCACATCGACAGTGCGTTTCGTGTAACGCGAAAACCCGAGTCCGATGACAAGATCTTGATCTGTTATATCCAGCAGGTGTTCGGATACGCCGTCTGCCTGGGTGATCAATTCGGTATTCTGAAGCACGAGGTCCAGGTAAAACTCAAGGAAGTGGCCGATGCTTTGGGCGCTCCGGTATGCCACGATGAAAATACGCTCAGCACCGATGATGTCGCGTACCGCCTCCTGAAATGCTTCGGCGTCAATGTTATCGAGCGTATCCTTGATGTTCTGGATGTCATCGGAAAGGACTTCTTCCCATACATGCGGTTCAGTATGGTCCATCCGCGAAGTTTTTTCAAACCGTTCTGCCGATGTCCATTTCCGCTTCATCGTTTCCTGGAGGTGGCGTTGGAAATCGGGATAGCCCTGGAATCCGAGAAAAACCGCAAACCGGATGATTGTCGCTTCGCCGACGCCGACCTGGCGGGCAAGCTTGGAAGCGGTCAAAAATGGTGCGCTTTCCGGATTTGCAATCAGATAGTTTGCTATTTTCTTTTGCGATTTGCTCATCGTTTCCTGCATATGCATCATGCGGTCGAATACGTCCATTTTTTCCATGATTTCCCCCTCGCCCTTACATCATCACTTAGTCATTTCCGTTGCAATCTTCAGCTTCATCTTTTACAAAATCAGTTTCATCTTCCCGGAATCTGCCTTCATTGCTGCTCAGCTTTCAGTTTTTTGATCGCTCTTTTGAAAGCTTCAACCGTTTTTTCGATCTCTTCTTCGCCGTGTTCGGTTGAAAGGCTGTATCGATTCAGAGGCTTTGTATAAATTCCTTCGTTGAGTAAATGATAGTCCAGGCGCTTGCGAAGTTCAAGGTCTGCCTTCTGGAATTGGCGATAGTCTTTGATTTCATCCTGGTCGGTCGGAATCAGGTTGAAAATCGTCCCTTTCCCGACGGCCTTCATCGGAAGTCCGTTTTCCTCGAAAAGCTGTTCAAGCCTGGTTTTTAATGTTTCGGTATGGTGAAGAACGTCTCCCATTTTCATTTCCAGGACATCAAGCACCGCCATGCCCGCTGCCAGGATGCCCGGGTGTCCGTTATACGTTCCGCTGTGGAACAGCACATTTTTAGAGTTGGATGTTTTGCTCTGACTGTAATCAAAGACGTCCGAGGAAAGCCCTGCGGCACTTTCAAGCATAATTTCCTTCTTGCCGCCGACGACACCGACCGGGAAGCCGCCGCCGATCACTTTTCCCAGTGCGGTCAAATCGGGCTTGATGCCATAAACTTCCTGGGCTCCTCCGAGGCCGAGGCGGAATCCGGTTTTCACTTCATCAAAAATCAGCACGATGCCGAGCTCTTCAGTAATGGTCCGCAGCTGCTTCATGAACTCGGGATCCGCTGGAATGAAACCGCTTTGGACAGGTTCCAGGATAAGTGCGGCGAGGTTATCTTTATGTTTTCTCAGCAAGCATTCCGTTTTTTCGATGTCATTAAAGGGTAAAATGAGAATATTATCTTCATAGTATGACGGTATTCCTTTCGATTCCTGGACGGCGGCCGGTTCATCTTCCGCTCCATACTCCTGCTGGGACGGATTGATGCTGAACAGCACTTTATCATAGCCGCCGTGGTAGTGCCCTTCAAACTTGGCAACCTTGTGCCTGCCTGTGTAGGCGCTGGCAAGGCGCAGGGCCAGCAGGGTCGCTTCTGTGCCGGAATTCGTATATCTCAGCAGTTCCATGCTTGGATAATAGCTTTTCAGGCGTTTGCCCATTTCGTATTCAAGACTGTGGGGTGTGCCGAATAGGCTGGTGCCGTCCGATTCAAGCTGGTTGAACATCGCTTCTTTCACTTTCGGATGGCCATGGCCGAGCATCAGGGAGCCGTATGCGAGCAGATAGTCGACGTATGCATTATCGTCCATGTCATACAAGTAGGCTCCTTTCGCCTTTTTCATAACGACAGGATAAGGTGCGAATGCCTTTATATTTGCCGTTACGCCATTCGGCATGACATCCTTGGCCTTTTCCATAAAAGCAAGGGAGGACGGGGTCTTTGACATGTAGTCATGCACAGCAGAAGAAATCTTGTTGACTGCCAATTCATTACACCTCTTTGAAATATTTTTTTCTTGTTATTTATATTATGAAATATATCCTTCACAAGCAATGATTAAAACCTATTTTTTGAAATTTTTTTGAAGGGAAATTACGGAAAACGCTTTCAAGTCGGTTTCGGATTGAAACAACTGGGAGAGGAAGGTAAGATTGTGAAAGAGGAATCGATTACATATTTACTTTTTACAGTATGAAAGGAGTCACAAGAATGGCAGACCGGGATGAGCAATTGAAGCAGCAGGCTTATGACGAAGTGGATAAAAACAGGGCGGAAGTGGAGCGGGATCCTTACCGGCTTACTTATCATATAATGCCGCCGGCAGGACTGCTGAATGATCCAAACGGTTTCATCCAGTGGAATGGGACATATCATTTGTTTTATCAATGGATGCCGTTCAAGACTGGGCACGGCGCCAAGTTCTGGGGCCATTACACATCGGACAACCTGGTCCGGTGGTCACACGAGGAAATCGCCCTTGCCCCGAGTGAGTGGTATGAAAAGAACGGATGTTACTCCGGCAGCGCTATCGATCATGATGGAGTGATGACGCTTTTTTATACAGGGAATGTGAAAGATGAAGACGGCAATCGTGAAACGTATCAATGCAAGGCGGTGTCGGTGGACGGGCTTCATTTTAAAAAAGAAGGGCCCGTCATCACGCTGCCGGAAGGATACACGCCGCATTTCCGCGATCCGAAAGTCTGGAAGCATGGTGACCGCTGGTACATGATAGTCGGTGCCCAGAACATTGATCTTGAAGGACGGGCGGTCCTTTTCCGTTCGGATGACCTTTATAAATGGGAGCATCTCGGCCCGATTGCCGGATCCCACCTCGGCCAGCTTGGAGATTTCGGCTATATGTGGGAATGCCCGGACCTGTTCCCCCTCGGCGGCAAAGATGTGCTTATTGCATCACCTCAGGGACTTGAAGCTTCCGGCATGCTCTATAATAACGTATACCAGGCCGGCTACTTTGTCGGAGAGCTAGATTATAAGAATGCCCGCATGGCGCACGGCGATTTCACCGAACTGGACAGAGGATTCGAGTTCTATGCACCACAAACGACGGAGGATGATAAAGGGCGCCGGATCCTCATCGCCTGGATGGGTGTACCGGACCAGAACGAGCAGGACCAGCCGACCGTCAAGCATAAATGGCTTCACACGATGACGCTGCCGAGAGTGCTGGCTTTAAAAGAGGGAAAGCTGATTCAGCAGCCGGTTGAAGAACTTGAATCGCTTCGTAAAAATGAAGTCACTCACCAGGGGATGCTGCTCGAAAATGAGGAAGCGGAATATGAGGGAATCTCCGGGAAAGCGGCGGAATTGCTGCTTGAAGAGTTCAGCGGCAATGCTGAACAATTCGAAATTGGTATCCGCGGGAATGCCCGCCTCCTTTATAACAACAGAGAAAAGCGGTTTACACTTGAACGCAAGAGCTTTGTGGACGGACTGACTGAATCGCGGCACTGTTATTTGGCAAAGCTCGATTCCATCCGTGTTTTCCTTGATGCGTCTTCGGTCGAAGTCTTTTTGAATGGCGGCGAGGAAGTTTTCACGGCACGGATTTTCCCTGATCCGGGAAACGGGCGGATCGTTTTTGGTGCAAAGGGGAATGTGGAGTTTAATTTGAAGAAGTGGGATCTTGGATAAAAAGAGCGGCAGCTGCTGCTCTTTTTTTGTGGAAGGGATATCAGGCGGCAGTGGAAATTTCGAAGTTCTGTTGCGTAGTTCTTTGGATTAAGATTGAGTGTCAGGTATAGGGAATGAACTGGATAGGCACCTTTGCTGTTTGAGTCAGAAGTGTTTCTAATCAGCAGAGCGACCAGGATTAGAGGCATTGAACCCCGATTCAGTGCGCCAAATCAGCAAGATGACTAAGGTTAGGGGCACTGAACCCCAATTCAGAGCCCCTAATCAGCAGAGCAACCAAACTAGAGGTACTGAACCCCAATTCAGTGCCTTTTAAAGGTAGCACCAAAAAACTGAACCCGTTAGAAAAATTGATTTCAAGGTGCTATTTCCTGCTAAATAGAGAAAATGAAATATAAAATATAAATAACTTCTCACCAGTGTACATGATATGGGTTATTCTGTGTTTATCACTAAAAATGGATAGTGCGGGCGGATGACTGAGATGAAATATTTGCTAAACTGTAATGGTGTGCGAAAAAAGTTCATGTTTCTGAAAAGAAAGCCGTGAAAACAGCTTTTTTTTTAATTGATTTGTAAAGTTTAAACTGAACAAATTGTGCAGAAAAACACATATACTACATCAGGAGGTGAAGCAAGGTTCTAAAATGCCCGAACGCAGAAATGCCGCATTTTTGAACTGAAGCTCAAATGAAAAAAATGAAAGCCAAAATTGACCCGACTACGTTTATTTCTACCTTTGCGTTATTGTTAGCCGTTTGTATTCCTCTCATCATGTTCCCCGAAAAAGGCGCAGAAATGTTAAGTACCGCCAACTCTTTTGTTACCGATAAATTTGGCCCCCTTTATTTATGGGGAGGATTCGGCGCCCTCTTATTCCTGACCTGGGTGACCTTCAGCAAATATGGGAATATCACGCTCGGAAAGCCTGAAGAAAAGCCGCAATTCTCCACGTTCAGCTGGGCAGGGATGATGTTTTGTGCCGGGATCGGTTCGAGCATCATGTACTGGGGTGCTGTCGAGTGGGCGTACTATTATCAGTCCCCGCCATACGCCCTTGAAGCGAAATCCGCTCAAGCTATCGAGTGGGCGGCAACTTATGGTATCTTCCACTGGGGCCCGACCGCATGGGCGATTTATACATTACCCGCATTGCCGATCGCCTATTTGTACCACGTAAAGAAAAAACCGATTTTGAAAATCAGTGAAGCATGCCGGCCAATCCTGGGCAAACTTGTCGATGGCCCGCTTGGAAAAACGATAGATATCCTGTTCATGTTCAGTTTGCTCGGCGGAGCTGGAACAACGTTAGGTCTCGGTACGCCGATGATTTCAGCAGGGATTACGGAAGTGACGGGCATCCAGCGTTCTCTTGTTTTGGATATCTCGGTATTGCTTATCGTCACTGTCATTTTTTCTGTCAGTGCCTATTCCGGCCTTGAAAAAGGCATTAAAAAGTTAAGTGACATCAATTTGCTTCTATCGTTTGGATTCCTTGTATTCGTGCTGGTTGCCGGCCCGACACTGTTCATCATGAAAATGAGCACAAATGCGACCGGTTTATTGATGGATAATTTTTTCCGCATGAATCTTTGGACAGATCCTGTTCTCAAGTCAGGGTTCCCAGAAGCATGGACCGTGTTTTACTGGGCATGGTGGATTGTATATGCACCATTTATCGGCTTGTTTGTCGCTAAAATTTCCAAAGGCCGCACCATCCGCCAGACAATTCTTGGAGCGGTCGGCTGGGGATCGCTTGGTTCAGCGCTTTATTTCATGATTCTCGGAAATTACGGCATGTACCTGGAATTAAACAATATTGTTCCGGTCACGCAAATTATGGCTGAGCAGGGTACTCCGGAAGCGATCATTGCCATTATTGCCGCATTGCCGCTCGGAAAACTGATGGTGACCCTGTTCACGGTAACAGCGATTGTTTTTCTTGCCACTACATTTGATTCTTCATCCTATACCTTGGCTGCAGTTACCCAAAACATGGTGGTCGGAGATCCTTTCCGGTGGAACCGCCTGTTCTGGGCCTTCTCGCTTGCCGTCCTTCCGATGACATTGATGTTTGTCGGCGGCCTTGAAGCATTGCAGACTGTTTCTATTCTTGTCGCCCTGCCGATTGTCATCATCATGTTCGGGCTTGCCGCATCATTTGTTAAACTTGTGCGGCGTGACAGGGAAATTGTTATGGAGCATAACATAGCCTATCAGAAAGAGGCTATGGGTGAAAAAGAGTCAGCGTAATAAATTTGTATGGCGGTTTTCACAAAAACCAAAATCACGACTTACCATACATGATTAGTGCCGGGATGAATCGGGAAAATTAGCCGTAACGCTGATCCAAAGGAGGATTGTTATGGCTGATTCGAAAAGGCAGCAGCAGGATAAGGAGACGGTTTCTGCCAATGAGGCGATCAATGAAACGCTGAATGATTCTGTAAGGGATGTTGACCGCGACAAGCCGGAGACAGAGGCGCAGGCGGCCAATCAGAAGATAGATGAGTACTTTGAAGACGATAAAAGCGGTAAAGAAAAAACAGCGCCGACTTATCTTTATAACAACACACCGGCAATTGATGTAGACGGTGAAGATGAATAGAAAAATGCGGGAGATGTTCAGTCTTCCGCATTTTTTTTTGTTATACTGAAAGGGGACACAGTGGAAGCGCACACGGCAAACGGTGCGCTTTTTTCTTTTGGCTTTTCTTCTGAATCATTGTTTTCAGCTTAGTAGGACAACCTTTTTTCGTATACATGAAGGTTGATCTGGAGGCTGGGGCTGTACTTCCCGTCACGGAAAGACAGTACCTGCAGCACAAATCTCCCCCTTTTTTGATCAGCATCGATATTATCAAAACAGAAATTCTTATTACATAGTTCCGGTTTTCGTAAGGGCAGGAAAGGAAAATGGGTAACAGCAAGTTTTAAGCGATTCTTAATGAAACGGATGTGAGCATCGTGGATAATGTATTGCGGAATGATTGGGCCAACATTTTACAAAGCGAATTTGAGAAACCATATTTTCAGGAATTGAGCCGTTTTTTAGAAAAAGAATATGAAACAAAGACGATTTACCCAGCAAAAGAAAATATTTTCAATGCACTCCACCTCACTTCTTTTAAGGACACGAAAGTGGTGATCCTCGGCCAGGATCCTTACCACGGGCCGAATCAGGCGCACGGATTGAGTTTTTCCGTGCAGCCGGAGGTGACGCCGCCTCCTTCAGTCAGAAATATTTACAAGGAACTGCAAAGCGACCTTGGGTGCAAAATTCCGAACAATGGCTATCTTGTCAAATGGGCTGAACAGGGTGTGCTCTTGCTGAACACGGTTCTTACAGTTCTCGCTGGCAAACCCGATTCTCATAAAGGAAAAGGATGGGAGAGGTTTACCGATGAGGTGATCCGGTCACTGAACGGCCGCGAGAAACCGGTTGTCTTCATGCTCTGGGGCAAGAAAGCGCAGGCAAAAGAAGAACTCATTACAGCCGACCACCATTACGTCATCAAATCGGCCCACCCTAGCCCTTTTTCAGCGAATCGGGGCTTTTTTGGAAGCAAGCCTTTTTCAAAAGCGAATCAGTTTCTTGAGAAAATTGTGAGTGAACCGGTCGATTGGCAAATCCCCGATAATTAAGATACTTTGGATGCCTGTTTTAACACCTGGCAAGAGGGGGAAAAGCATCTGGGGCAGCACCTTTCCGCTGCGGGGTTAAATAGATAAGGATTTATCGTAAGAACGTGAGAATGGAATATGATACGATTGGCTTAGAGGTGTTTTAGGGATTACCTTTGGAGCGTGCCGGTGCCCGGCCAGCCTGGAGGAAATGGGGATGGCTCTCCCGAAGGCGAAAGGTCATCAAGGCAAATTTATAAAATGACAGGAGGAATGGAAACGATGTCTTATGAAGGAGTTGCAGACACTGTCGAGTTACATAACGGTGCAAAGATGCCATGGCTCGGCCTTGGCGTGTACAAAGCGGAAGAAGGCGAAGAAGTATACAATGCGGTAACTGCTGCCCTGAAGGCCGGTTACAGAAGCATTGATACAGCGTCATTCTATGGGAATGAGGAAGGTGTCGGCAGAGCAATCCGTGATTCCGGTATTCCGCGGAAAGAGATTTTTGTCACGACCAAAATTTGGAATGATGATCAGGGATATGAAAGCACCTTCAGGGCGGCAGAGGCGAGCCTTGAACGGCTGGGCCTTGATTATGTGGACCTGCTGTTGATCCACTGGCCGGTAAAAGGAAAGTACAAAGACACATGGCGTGCGCTGGAGGCGCTCTACCGTGAAGGGAGAGCTACATCAATCGGTGTAAGCAATTTCACCAGCGACCATCTTGAGGATTTGATGAAGGATGCCGAAGTGAAGCCGGTTGTGAACCAGGTTGAACTCCATCCGCGCCTGACTCAAAAAGAGTTGCTCGGATATTGTGAAAAGAACGGCATCCGTGTCGAAGCATGGAGTCCGATCATGCGTGCCAAGCTTTTTGACAACGATGTGATCCAGGACCTCGCGCAGAAGCACAGCAAAAGCCCGGCACAAATCATCTTGCGCTGGCATCTTCAGAATGGAGTCGTCATCATTCCAAAATCAGTGCGTGAAAACCGCATCCGTGAAAATGCCGACATCTTCGACTTTGCCCTCGATGATGAAGACATGAAACGAATCGACGGCCTGAACAAAGACGAGCGTACCGGCCCAGACCCTGACAACTTCGATTTCTAATCGGTGCGTGTTCGTCAATTTGCTGAAAAAACACCGGAAAATCCCTGCTTTTGCAGGGATTTTTTGGCGTATTTGACCAATAATAGAGAGGAAATGAAGTTTCGCTTTTTTTCAGTGCCTGGCAATTGCGAGGCAATTGCCAGGCACTGAAAAAGTCGCTGCAGAGTGCATTGAACAAGCCAATGAAAAGTCTGAATTGCCCGGAAAAGACCGGTTACTTGATTAGGGAAAAGCGGTTGTGTTATTTTCATACAGAGATTACAGAGATAATGGGACTACAGACAGCGGGTTGGCGAATGAACCCAGCTGCTGCAGAAAGGACGTTATATATTATGGCAAAACAGCAAATCGGTGTTATCGGCCTGGCAGTGATGGGCAAGAATCTCGCACTGAATATTGAAAGCCGCGGATACAGTGTATCGGTTTATAACCGATCCCGTGAAAAGACGGATGACTTCCTTGAGAATGAGGCAAAAGGGAAAAACCTTTCGGGTACATACGGCATCGAGGAGTTTGTCGAATCGCTTGAAAAACCGCGAAAGATCATGCTCATGGTAAAAGCCGGCGGTCCGACAGATGCGACGATCGACCAGCTGCTGCCGCATCTTGAAAAAGGAGACATCCTGATCGACGGCGGGAACGCCTTTTTCAAAGATACGAAGAAGCGAAGTGAAGAGCTTGAAGCAAAAGGCATCCATTTCATCGGCACCGGTGTATCCGGCGGTGAAGAAGGCGCCCTTAAAGGCCCTTCCATCATGCCCGGCGGTCCGAAAGAAGCCTACAAGCATGTGAAGGATATCTTTGAAGCCATTTCGGCAAAGGTCAGCGGTGAAGCCTGCACCACTTACATCGGTCCGGATGGTGCCGGCCATTATGTCAAAATGGTTCATAACGGCATCGAATATGGCGATATGCAGCTGATCAGTGAAGCGTATTTCTTGATGAAGCATGTTCTCGATCTTGATTCCGAAGAAATGCACCGCGTATTTTCCGAGTGGAATGAAGGGGAGCTCGACAGCTTCTTAATCGAAATCACGGCTGATATTTTCACTAAAACAGACGATGAAACCGGCAAGCCGATGATCGATGTCATTCTTGATACTGCCGGACAGAAAGGAACCGGCAAATGGACGAGCCAGAGCGCGCTCGACCTCGGTGTTCCGCTTCCGGTCATCACCGAATCCGTCTTTGCCCGCTTTATTTCCGCCCTGAAAGAAGAGCGCGTAAAAGCAAGCAAAGTGCTGAACGGTCCTAAGTCTAAGCCGTTTGCAGGCGATAAGGAGGCCTTCATCGAATCGATCCGCAAAGCACTGTATATGAGTAAAATCGTTTCGTACGCACAGGGATTTGCCCAAATGCGCGCGGCCTCAGACGAATATGACTGGAATTTGAAATACGGCGATATTGCGATGATTTTCCGCGGCGGCTGCATTATCAGGGCCCGCTTCCTGCAGAACATCAAAGAAGCATATGATCGCGACCCGCAGCTGACGAACCTGCTGCTCGATCCGTATTTCAAAGATATCGTCGAAAACTATCAGAATGCGCTCCGTGATGTCATTGTGACAGCGGTGCAAAACGGCATTCCGGTTCCTGGTTTCGCAGCAGCGCTATCCTATTATGACAGCTACCGGACTGAAACGCTTCCTGCCAACCTGCTGCAGGCCCAACGCGATTATTTTGGCGCCCACACATATCAGCGAATCGACAGAGAAGGCACTTTCCATACAAACTGGATGGAATAAATGAAGCAGCAAGAGGCACTACCCCCGGCGGGAGTGCCTTTTTTTTTATTGTTAAGGAAGTTATAAAATTTAAGCGATGTGGATAAAAAGCCAGAAGGGAATCGTCCAGCTCCAGGCGCCAGCGGCTATCGTCATAAGCAGGCGCCTTGCGCATTTGTTCTTGGCTCTGTTAATCGCTGCTGTTGATTCCCGTGCTGGTACTCGCCTTCATAAGATGTATATGTGCAAAACATCCATTACTGCTTCTGGTCGGTCGCATACTCGGTGTCTTCTTTGCTGCGGGACGTCGGTGAGCCCCATCATGCGCGGTGCTGCTAATTTTCCACCGCATGAAGGGAATAAGGAGCCTTTCCGAGGAGTCTCGCAAACCCATATCAATCGGAATAGTGGTCACGATTCACAAGTAATCGTCCCTGAAATGCGCTCTGGCCCGACTAGAGAAGCGAAACCGAACGAACTTCTCCTTGAAAAACGATCTCATCAATGTGCAAAATCAATAACATCCTTCAATATGCACCAATAAAAAGTGCCAGCCCCCCTGACGGATAGCCGGAGGAGTGCTGGCACTTTATGTTTTCAAAAAATGTTATTAACGCTCGTCTTCATCAAATGCCCTGTTAAGCGCATCAGCCGTCTTATCGACAGCGTTCATCGCCGCACTTTCGGTCGCTTCAGCTCCGGCCTGGACCGTATCAAACATAGCATCTGCACCATCTTTGATCGTCTTCGCAGTCCGTGTTACATTTTTTTGAGCCTGATTTCGTTCCTTTGCCAATTGCATGCACCTCCGTAAATGGTTTGTTACGGGTAGAATGCATAAAATCGATGGAAATTATTCATAAAAAAACCGCCCCGGATTGGGCGGCTCTTCATTTACAGGGTTTGTCCCCTTTCAAACAGCAATACCCGTGCTGGTGCCGCATCGATGCCCTGCATTTTCAGCGGAGCGGCCACAAGGAAATATTCACCCGGTTCAATATCTTTCAGGCGCAGCCCTTCAATGACGATGACGCCATTTTCGAACAGGGTGCGGTGGGTCGGATGTTCAGGCTGGCTCCGTTCGATGCCGAGTGCATCCGTTCCGATCACATTGACGCCTTTTTCAGCCATATAACGGGCGCCGTCTTCAGCCAGGAAAATGAATTCAAAATTGAATTCCTCATCAAAGGAATTTTTTGTTTTAAAAAGGATATTATCGCCTTCCCGGATATCAAGGCCTTCAAGGTCCTGCTTGCCGATGCCGCCGTCAACACCTGTCAAATCGAACACTTTGCACGGGCCGGCCAATTTGTTAATGTCCACCGTTTCAATCGTTTCCCCGCTGTTGATCATATGAAGCGGTGCGTCAACATGCGTTCCGGTATGGGCGTCAAGGCTGATACGGGTCTCGGTCACATGGCCGTTTGTCTGTGTTTCAAATGCAGGCTGCTTTTCGTCTTTGTTTTTATAAACGGGCATCCCTTTGAAAATGGGTGAGGAAATGTCATACATTTTCACCGTGCATCACTCCTTATTCGTAAGTTTCACCGCCAGCCGTGATCGGCCACCAGTGATGTCCTTCCTGTTCAAGCAATTTGTTGGCCGCATCCGGCCCCATTGTACCTGCTTTATAATTCGGGAAATCAGCTGCTTTTTTCTGTGCCCATGAAACTGAAATCGGGTCGACGAGCTTCCATGATGTAGCGACTTCTTCCCAGTGGCTGAAGTTTGTGGCATCACCTTTCATGCAATCAAGAAGCAGCCGTTCATAAGCTTCAGGGGTATTAAGTCCGTCAACGCAGTTATTGCAGTATTCCAGCTTGACCGGGTTCGTTTCATCGGTCGGACCAGACCTTTTCATGTTCAAGTGAAGAGACACGCCTTCATCCGGCTGGATATTGATGACAAGCAGGTTCGGGCGGCGCTTTTCCCCGCTGTTGCGGCTGTAATATAAATCCATCGGAACATCCTTGAACTGGACAATGATTTTGGAAGATTTGACGGCCATCCGCTTCCCTGTGCGTACATAGAAAGGGGTACCCGCCCAGCGGAAGTTATCAATGTAAAACTTGCCGGCAACATACGTTTCCGTATTGGATTCAGGGCCGACATTCGGATCTTCGCGGTAGCCTTTCACTTCTTCGCCTTCCACTTCACCGGCTCCGTACTGGCCGCGGACAAAATAGCGGTCGACTTCATCCGGTGTGAAGTGCCTCATAGCACGCAGCACTTTGACCTTTTCGGTGCGGATGTCTTTCGGATCGAGCCTGCTTGGCGGTTCCATCGCAAGCAGCGTCACCATCTGCATCATATGGTTTTGCATCATATCCCGAAGCGCACCGGATTTATCGTAATAACGGGCCCGTTCACCGACGCCGACAGTTTCGCTCAATGTCACCTGGATGTTATCGATATAACGGCTGTTCCATAACGGTTCGAACAGGGCATTGGCGAAACGGATCACCTCAATATTCTGTACCATTTCTTTACCGAGATAGTGATCTATCCGGTAAATCTCATTTTCCTCGAAGGTCTGCCTGATCTGGTCATTGAGTGCCCGTGCCGATTCAAAATCGTGCCCGAACGGCTTTTCAATGACAAGGCGTGTCCATCCGCCCGTATCCGTAAGGCCTTCTGTTTTCAGATTATTGGCGATAGTACCGAAAAAGTCGGGAGCCATCGCCATGTAAAAGACCCGATTACCCGGCACATTGA
This genomic window contains:
- the gndA gene encoding NADP-dependent phosphogluconate dehydrogenase, with the protein product MAKQQIGVIGLAVMGKNLALNIESRGYSVSVYNRSREKTDDFLENEAKGKNLSGTYGIEEFVESLEKPRKIMLMVKAGGPTDATIDQLLPHLEKGDILIDGGNAFFKDTKKRSEELEAKGIHFIGTGVSGGEEGALKGPSIMPGGPKEAYKHVKDIFEAISAKVSGEACTTYIGPDGAGHYVKMVHNGIEYGDMQLISEAYFLMKHVLDLDSEEMHRVFSEWNEGELDSFLIEITADIFTKTDDETGKPMIDVILDTAGQKGTGKWTSQSALDLGVPLPVITESVFARFISALKEERVKASKVLNGPKSKPFAGDKEAFIESIRKALYMSKIVSYAQGFAQMRAASDEYDWNLKYGDIAMIFRGGCIIRARFLQNIKEAYDRDPQLTNLLLDPYFKDIVENYQNALRDVIVTAVQNGIPVPGFAAALSYYDSYRTETLPANLLQAQRDYFGAHTYQRIDREGTFHTNWME
- a CDS encoding cyclase family protein, with the translated sequence MKMYDISSPIFKGMPVYKNKDEKQPAFETQTNGHVTETRISLDAHTGTHVDAPLHMINSGETIETVDINKLAGPCKVFDLTGVDGGIGKQDLEGLDIREGDNILFKTKNSFDEEFNFEFIFLAEDGARYMAEKGVNVIGTDALGIERSQPEHPTHRTLFENGVIVIEGLRLKDIEPGEYFLVAAPLKMQGIDAAPARVLLFERGQTL
- the zwf gene encoding glucose-6-phosphate dehydrogenase; the encoded protein is MKPAQEQPKALIVIFGATGDLARRKLFPSIYRLYRKGELSEDFAVVGVARRQWTNDFFRSHVSESVGNEVETKGDQVDMEEFSRHFYYHPFDVQDSSSYKELNTLLENLDNEFNVPGNRVFYMAMAPDFFGTIANNLKTEGLTDTGGWTRLVIEKPFGHDFESARALNDQIRQTFEENEIYRIDHYLGKEMVQNIEVIRFANALFEPLWNSRYIDNIQVTLSETVGVGERARYYDKSGALRDMMQNHMMQMVTLLAMEPPSRLDPKDIRTEKVKVLRAMRHFTPDEVDRYFVRGQYGAGEVEGEEVKGYREDPNVGPESNTETYVAGKFYIDNFRWAGTPFYVRTGKRMAVKSSKIIVQFKDVPMDLYYSRNSGEKRRPNLLVINIQPDEGVSLHLNMKRSGPTDETNPVKLEYCNNCVDGLNTPEAYERLLLDCMKGDATNFSHWEEVATSWKLVDPISVSWAQKKAADFPNYKAGTMGPDAANKLLEQEGHHWWPITAGGETYE